The sequence below is a genomic window from Scatophagus argus isolate fScaArg1 chromosome 8, fScaArg1.pri, whole genome shotgun sequence.
CATTAAAATTGTATTGCTTTTTGGGATCAGACAAAGGAAATGCAAATCTCTGGCCCCTTGCACGTCACTTTATTTCAAATCTGCCCCTCCTATATAAAAGTAATTAATTaggtctgctgtgtgtgaaattGGTGGAATTTTCTGTCGGTGCATTGATGTGAAAGTGGTATTGATCCTCTCTTCTAACGctgccaaaatgtcaaactattcctttaacccTTCCTATTGACATATCTGCCTTTTCTAAAATCTAGTGCTATTTTTATGTCtcttttgttaaaattttgCAGATTCAGAGCTGTCGCTGCTTTTGCACAGcattgtgtttctctctgccaaCTACCCAAAAGATCCCAGCCGACACTGAGGGGAAGCCTGAAGCAATCTCCTCCGCTGATTATGTTCTCTTTTGTGCACTGGGCAGCACAATTTCCTGAAAGCTGtcaatgtcttgtttttgtcaaggaaaaaacacatttcagaattCTTCTTGGCAAGATTTTGagctttaagaaaaaaaagaaactgtcttAGCCCAAAAATCAGAGAAGGTTTGCAGTAAAGAGAAGGATCCCCTTAATTTTAGACGCCTTAGAACTGTCCTGTTTGCCAATTAAAGTTCCAGTGTCAGCTATGAACAGCAAAAAACACCATCAACAACACACTCAGATGTTTACAAAAATTCCTTTGGAAGAATCTGGTGAATCTGTTGTGTCTTTACCAAGGGTGTGTCATTTATAAGTTAGCACAATAAGACAGTTGTATTTTCATAAGCTTGCTTAAATGAGTTCTCGCGTTCTTCCCAACCTCACAAAGAACTTAAATGTATTGTGATGCACTGAACTAAATTAAGTGATGTTATGTTGTCATGATTACCTGTTGCAGACGTGGCACTTGTTTACCAAGTAAGCAAATCATTACACAAGTACAAAAACAAGCAGGGAAACAAAGAGGATATTGTTTAGTTAAAGTTCAGTAGTGTTTTGTGCATCGTCTGTGCTTTGCTTGTGAAATGGTAAAGTAGTTCGGACACATTCCATTCACGAAAATAGAGATAAGACTGCTCTCGTGCgtgcatgttaaatatttttacatgttcGGATCAAACATGTACTGTATCTTCTCATACATTTACCTCTGTGTGCTCTGATGTTATTTCTCTGAGCAGAATAATACTAATCAGGGAAAAATTATGGATGACCTGTAAAAGCCTGAATTTTTATGTGGAAGGACATCATTTTGTCAAATACAGAACAATTGATTAACACAGAAGATCACTAGATTACACAAAGGCACCTTGTTAAAGGAAAAACTTTATCCTAAATGgagactgaaaaaacaaaagaaaacaggacatTCAGGCTTGTTTGTGTGATGACAAGCTAAACTTGATATTGCAGATTACATCATAGCATTTGCAGGCTGTCTGTAGAGTTGTGATGGCACTTTATCGTTtacttgatgttttttgttattgttgctgCTCCCGAGGCTTAAAATGACATGAACTTATCCTGATCAGACCACATTTCATGAGGAGGGAATGCTGTGCACATCCTTTGTGCTGGTCTTTGGTTCTGCACAGTATAGGAATAGGAAATAGTAGGAAATGTCATTTGCTTCCTGTGCCTTTCGCAAGGACTGGCACAATACTTCTGAAATATGATTTGCAAAAGTTatataatgatttattttacaatatgACTGTTTGCTAAACAGGTTTTGAATGCTGTGTTGCTTTGCCAATATTATATACTCTGTAATGGAAATAAATACCTTCAAGGtgcatttgttttccctgtttgaattaaagagacaaagaaaattcCATGTAATTTAAAGAGTGTTTAATAACGATAAAAACcagcaaaacttaaaaaaaattggCACCCAAATAGGATCTCAAATCTCTTAACAGAACTGCGAAAGTAGAAGAGGCCCGAATTACAGGAAACAAACATTAAAGTGGATGTTAATCTTTTCTATGAATTAGAACTTCTATGCTTATACATTCTCAAAGCAGAGACATTGTTGAcctatgaaaataaaatccaaaatcaGTAGAAGGGAAAATACATAGTTCTGTGCATTGTGTCCAAAGTATAAGATGAACATtaaaagttttgaaatgaagGTCCCGGTAAGTGGGGATCTAAACAGCCAACTCCCTCTCAGGTGTGAATCTGAATCACATGACTTCGTAGCCGCTGCGGATGCCTCTCATCAAGACGCAGGCGAACACAACGCCCATTATCTGCAAAACAAGAGGGAGGTGACAGAGTTTGTGAGATATTAtgtgattttttaatttttttttcccacaggcATATAATAAAACGTACTAGAACTTTTTCAAATGCTGTGTTGAGAAGCCTTTAGAGGTCAGAGGAAAGAtaaaaccaccaggcatgacagacaaaatgcaataaaacagatcaattcaaaaattaattaaaatacattaatacaACAATAGTAACACTATGCCTCAAGTGGAACTGTTTTAGTAGGTCTCAGTATAAGACACTATAAAATGAGCTAGTTGGGAGTTCTGCACTAAGCCAGATGATGTTTCTAAAGATGTTACACACCTGCAGGAAGGCAATAACAAGAGCTGCAACAATGACCCACTGGATGTTCTTCTTCAGTAAAGCCTCCACAGCATCATGACAACCctaaacaagagaaaaagagagacgtGGTCATGCTAAAGTTGGAGTCATGTGTCTTATCTAAGATGCTTTAGTTTTTAGTCTCAGCTAACTGCGTCTCTTTGGCCTGTTTGTTTGACCTTTTCCTGTGCTGAACATAAAGTTGATAGtcaattaatttgttttttttttctctgaaattaACCTGCTgcagtgggagaaaaaaaatgttgtgagAGCGTTAAGATTAAAAGCATAGTAGAACTGCAAAGTCAACCTCCGCCTCACACTCAAGCCTGACCAATACATCACCCTCAAACCCACATTTCCTTCTTCCGCAGCCTCACATGAGCATCATTCAACTGATTATTGTGAAGCAGTCATATAGTTACTGACTTTACATCCATGTGTGTCCAGACTCATGTAACACTCCATATGCATATGTGGGGAAgacttttatttaattaaaaggcCAACATGGAAGTTATCACTTCAAATATGGGAGGACCAGATGGAGAACTGAAAACGTTACCCCTCTGGAAAGGACTTTTGCTTGGCATGGAGGcataaaaatgaactgaagtcgctcattaaaaatgtgtaaCAAACCTTTAACTGTGCCCTGCTGTTGTGTGGGAAAATACTCGCACTGTGTGTAGCAAGAAGTCATATCACAGCTGTTGATGACATGGTTGGCAAAAGTCTGCTTATTCTATTAAAATAACTtgagtttgtttgtctttacCCTCTAATAGAGACAACAGTTCCTCTGCAGCATGTCAGACAAAGTAGCTGCTCAGTGAGTGTATGCTGTAGCATTAAATCACCCTGGTTGTTAGCACCAGTAATCATGGGTGTTGCCATATCAATTAGGACACAAGCTTTCTAATTTTAACCAAATCTCATGTTTGCAGTCTTCGCAATTACCACATCAGCCACTGGGAGTTTACCTTCTGGTGAACTTTGGCAGCGTCTGTCATGGTCCCGAGTCCGCAGTTTTTAGTGACATTGACACAGCATGAGTCTGGCACAGAGTTCCCTTCGGGTCTGAAGTTTCTCCAGTCGGCAGAACTGTTCACGCCACAGCATTTCAGCTGGAGGAGCAAATGAGTCAGGTGAAAAAGATTTAACATGGACATGCTAGCTACAAGACTTGGCAATGGACACATGACGAGCGTGCAGTTAAGGGACATAATGTGTCAACAGACAGTGCAAGGAAAAACAGTGTCACGCTACACGGCACCGACCAACAGGACGCAGCAGTGTTATGTGAAGGTGTTGTCAGAGTAAGTAAACAGTTAGCAAGGGAGTTTACACCAAACTCACATCCTCCTGCAGTTTGTCCACAGTGTCTTTGAATTCAGCTGTCCCGTTGTTGTAACTGGAAATCATTTCAGTGAGACTATCCTGGACCACAGTTGAGAGCTAGATGGGAGACATAACATGGGGAGCCTAGTTTTAAAAAGCGAATTCTCTGCAGGGTTTTgatgaaatacacaaaacagtgaaattcCACACTCACTTTGTTCCTGAAGATGTAGCCGGCGATTGCTGCAGCAATCTCAACAATGATGATCAGTGAGAGAAAGACGGcaaactgagaggaaaagacaaattaGCCACGTATGTTTAAACAAGGTTAAGTTTAAGTTTACACACATCATTCATTAATAAAGTGTGTTTAACAGGTTCATTGCTTGAATTACCGTGGTGACCATGCAGTAGTTCTCTTTCCAGGCACCACAGCAGCCGAAGAAGGCGATGAAGAAAATCACCACACCAACTCCGATGAGGACGATGGGAGCTCCCGAGGCTGACGCATCTCGGATCATGAAGGTTTTATGCAAAGCCACTTGAACCAGGATTCCCACGACAATCAATGCTAAGCCACATAACTGCAGAAAAGAGTAAGATTATTTTAGGGTGGAACCTGTCGGATAATTTCTGCTTGTTGTGAAATAAGAGCATGTTTTATTTGGTTTGAGCATACAGCAGAAACTGTGCATGTTTTATCTGATTATCTGGTAACACAATGGTACTAAAGTACAGGCTATAATACTGTGAGTTTTATAACCAAATGAATACctaattttaaaatcaaaccaTTGCCAAATACTTATTCTAATGCTGAAAACTACTGAATTTATTACACTGAAATATAACTCTGATGTTGACCTGAATTCATTTGGTTCAGTGTTCAGgtcatatatgtatatgtgtgtgtgtgtgtgtgtgtgtatgtgtgtgtatacatatatttatattttagcctgaagagattttttatttaaactggaTGTCTGAATTAACTTGAGCAACTCTACTTATACTTGAATTTTCTGTCTGAATATGTGAAccctcaaaaacaaaaatacatgaagGGTCTACGGCCACACTAGTTCTGTCAGGGCAGTGCTAAGCTAAATGTTACGTCAGCAATCACACTCACATTGGTAATGCTAACATACTGATGTCGACCATGTTTGTTTGCCATATTCACCACCTTAGTTTcgtgtgttagcatgctaacatttgctggTGCTGAATTACGCTGATGGATTGTCATTAGTTTAGTATTACACAGGTACTAAATACATTGAAATTTGGACTACATGGTGGTTATAATGAAAAGTAATTGGAGGAGgatacatttcatttcacagggACCACGAAAATCTGACAATCCATCTGATAGCTGAGACAGCTGGGATATTTCAGTCCGCGGTGGAGCGACACTGCCATCCtcagtttttgaaaaagaaaagttaaaatgcCTACTGGAAATTTTAaagatgtgaaataaaaacacataacatacaTGGCTCTCTcgttaaaatatttcagttctAACAGAGATATTCAACAATTGGATATTCACTTACTTATATGCTTtgaacatttctttattttctcatgaaCCTCTCACTCAAACCAAATGAGTAAGCGTTAATGCTAAAAAGATGGAAGGAAGTTGCAACAGTCTTTAACGATCAGATGTTAAAACATGATATTGGTGTGTCATTGCTGCGGGTGGGCCGACAGCAGCATTTCATTAGACCTTCTGCAAACTTTGCGTGGGTGAACTGCTGGACCACGATTGGGAGTTGGGATCAACAAGCTCTAAAGCAAACATTGCAGTGAACGGCATATCCTTTATTTTGACAGGGCTATCTTGCGAGGGGAGGAGGAAGTCGACTCAAGATGGAGACAACAGTGAAGGGATTTGGTTTCACAGGGCAGGAATTAATTTAGCTACCAGAGCTAGAACAATTAGTCGATTAACCAATAAGTCCATCGGCATAAAAACAGTCAGCAAGTGACATTTTGCAATTGgtagtttagtcatttttttagTCATATTGTATATATAACGTATATGATGATACATCAAGGGTGTCTGGCCAACAAGTTACATGAATATAGATTAAAGGGtggtaaaaaaaattaaagtacGTTGATACTTTGGTGAGACTTTGGACTTGTTGTTATTTGTAACTTTAGTATAAAGCTGCAGTAACAGCATAATGATAAACAGAGCTAATGTTCATTAACCTTCAGATTATTTCCTGATCAAGTGTTTAGTACATAAAAGTGTGGAAAAATACCCTTCACACTTAACCATAGATGACCTATtcaactttctgttttttttgttttgtttgaccaacagtccaaattattaattttactatcacaaaataaaataaaaaaaaaaaagcagcaaatggtCACATTTAGAGCAACAAACGAGTCAAAAGATGTAGTTATGATGCTGTTGAAACAGTTTGTAAGTAAGTCAAAGATCATTTATTAACCTTTTTATCACCGTAACTGCAAACGTCACcgtgcaaaaacaaacacatcctgaCAGGACGTAGCACAGGATAGACGCATAAATTCACTTGAAGGTTATTATAGGAGATTAGCTGACAAGTCACTTGAaacttcatttctgtctttatgctaTACATCTACTGAAAAAGCAGTAATCAGTTGATGCAAACAAATGGCTACAGGAACCACAGCCTTTTGGCACCAGCCAAACTGGTCTTACTACTCTGCACTGTTCTCGTACCGTGTTGAAAACTTGTAAGTAAAATGAACAGACATTCCTGTACCGGGATAAAAATCGACATTTACACTGAAGGTCTGACAGTAGCCTTTATGTCAGACAACACAATCCGCCCAGCGTGTTATGTTATCCATGTCAAGCTGGAAGACCTCTCCTTGTTGGCAGCACCAACTTAAATATTTGAGCATGAGTCAAATAGGCTTCTAATGTTTGACGTAGGAAAACACAGAGGGGTGAACAGAGCGAGAGAACGGGACAAAGGCAGTcacatcaacagaaaaacagaataagagAGAGTACAATAGAACAgagtgataaaaataaaagtttcttttatctttttcctcttcactgacattactttttattaaaatgtttacaggTTAAACATTTATATCTAGCAATGGAATAATTATTAAATCAGTAACCATTTTCATACTCAATTATTTAAGTCTTGAGATTTTAAGTAATGTAGAGGAATATAGATTCGATTATACAGACAAATCTCATTTAGAGACTAACCAAACAATTACTTAAACCTTTCCTATTTATTAACAgtatataaacatttatttaaacaatgGCTTATAACTCTCTATAATGTAGCTGTTAGCAGATATTAGGACAAGTGTTTACTAATGTCaatgattagattttttttttttttttttttagaatttctCCTATGAAAAGCATTTTAATTGATTACAACTGAGTTTTATTCTATTAATATTCATTATCTGTCAGTCTCTTCTTCTGGATTCACTAATGAACACTTATGTCTGCTTACACCTACGCTATCATTTATGTGTTATCCAAATCTATCtatcaaaaatgaaagtaacAGCTAGCTGATGTACTAAAATGTAGACAGAGTAGATACAATAGTATCTGTGTCATACAGTACTTCCTCCTGTCGTGTGGGAGGTGATCATCAGATTCGTACTGAGTACAGTCACCACTGTGTAAAGCTTTAGGTGGCAATGTGTCAGGAAAGGAGGGagtgggaggggaaaaaaaggaaaacgtGTTGATCTGTTTGAGTCACATGATACAGTTACACTTTAAAATGTGGTCATAAGATTCACATTCCATCATCGCCGCCTCCGTTTCTAAagctctcagacacacacagtgaagaaaatgCCAAAAGGTTAACATCCGCATTAGTGCAGGATATCTGACCTGTCCCGTGTTTTATGTTTACGCTCCCCCACACTACAATAAATCTGATATAAAACAGACCTATGACCCAGATTACATATGAGGACCAGTAAAACATCAGGAAGATGTCGTAGGTTGTGGGTGTGTTTGCTCATCAGCTGATTTAACCCGTAATGTAAGAACAGAGTTCATGCTCAAAGTCATGCAGTAATGAATAATGCCACAAAACGGGTCCAGCAGAGGAAATatttcaggcaaaaaaaaaaagaaaagctgatttaTCTTGATAACACAAACTACACCAGACCACATAATCAGGCATTATTTCCTGCACGCCGGCTTGTTGCTTTCAGTTTGGCTTCAACAAGCTCATTTTACTTCTTGGGAACATTGTGTTTTTAGGTGCTGATGGAGAGTTTTGTTGTAAACAAGAAAGGACATAATTAGCTGCAACTCACCCAGAAAATgaagttgaaaaagaaaagaaggaacTTGACACATTTGGCTCCCCCCTCCACAGCCATGGCTGATGAGGATCAATTTCCtgaaccaaaaacaaagcaaaaaaggTTGTTAAAATCTC
It includes:
- the cd63 gene encoding CD63 antigen, coding for MAVEGGAKCVKFLLFFFNFIFWLCGLALIVVGILVQVALHKTFMIRDASASGAPIVLIGVGVVIFFIAFFGCCGAWKENYCMVTTFAVFLSLIIIVEIAAAIAGYIFRNKLSTVVQDSLTEMISSYNNGTAEFKDTVDKLQEDLKCCGVNSSADWRNFRPEGNSVPDSCCVNVTKNCGLGTMTDAAKVHQKGCHDAVEALLKKNIQWVIVAALVIAFLQIMGVVFACVLMRGIRSGYEVM